The proteins below come from a single Mycobacterium parmense genomic window:
- a CDS encoding DUF1931 family protein produces the protein MTHPMGIPLFERFFRSAAGIKLDKNDLRRFREFVDEQIDSIAIAGRDTAKWNGRDVIVPQDLPITRGVQERMREFAKLDEAEEVRDLLRQVVRRPPADVTFSEDTEEMLPELFGGLSIALARSFRLIDPTLENPSPQHWDRVREFFRLIV, from the coding sequence ATGACCCATCCAATGGGGATTCCGCTGTTCGAACGCTTCTTTCGCTCGGCCGCGGGCATAAAATTAGATAAGAACGACCTGCGACGGTTCCGTGAGTTCGTCGACGAGCAGATCGATAGCATCGCCATCGCCGGACGCGACACGGCCAAATGGAACGGTCGCGACGTCATCGTGCCCCAAGACCTCCCGATCACCAGAGGCGTTCAGGAACGGATGCGCGAGTTCGCCAAACTCGATGAGGCTGAGGAGGTCCGGGACCTATTGCGCCAAGTTGTGCGGCGTCCACCGGCGGACGTGACCTTTAGCGAGGACACCGAAGAAATGCTGCCGGAGCTCTTCGGCGGGTTGAGCATCGCGCTGGCGCGGTCGTTCCGCCTGATTGATCCGACCTTAGAAAACCCGTCGCCACAGCACTGGGACCGGGTCCGCGAGTTCTTTAGGTTGATCGTCTGA
- a CDS encoding Hsp20/alpha crystallin family protein: MTLPVRRAGATPAMWRPFRGFEDIYSEFDRLVQSLVGGPGGDGAWLPAADVSETEAAYVVEIELPGVRPGDVDVELDGNELVVTGEVKERKREGLLRRRTRRIGNFEYRVTLPGDLRADDVEASLAHGLLTVQVPKAQTTKHSKIEVAESSSD, from the coding sequence ATGACTCTGCCTGTACGACGTGCCGGCGCTACCCCGGCGATGTGGCGCCCATTCCGTGGATTTGAGGATATTTATTCGGAGTTCGACCGGCTCGTGCAGTCGTTGGTCGGTGGTCCCGGCGGGGACGGTGCATGGTTGCCCGCCGCCGATGTATCAGAGACTGAGGCCGCCTACGTCGTCGAGATCGAGCTGCCCGGCGTGCGGCCCGGGGATGTCGACGTGGAGCTGGACGGCAATGAACTTGTGGTGACCGGCGAAGTCAAGGAGCGCAAGCGCGAGGGTCTGCTGCGACGCCGCACGCGTCGCATCGGGAATTTCGAGTATCGCGTGACCCTGCCCGGTGACCTTAGGGCTGATGACGTCGAGGCCTCTCTTGCACATGGTCTGTTGACTGTTCAAGTACCGAAGGCGCAAACCACCAAGCACAGCAAGATCGAGGTGGCGGAATCGAGCAGCGATTAA
- a CDS encoding FAD-dependent oxidoreductase → MSDVTSVESPVPATQEWEETPDMFGAYPRLTEDQIATLLPGGSRRRVGIDEVLVREGMRSDELFVVLSGKVAIVTDDDSGERRLLRVHGAGRFLGELGDLEGQPAVYTAIVVVEGEVLAVPTSRVRSLVAHDQVLSDLILRAYLVRRSLLIGQRVGFRIIGSCFSPDTARLREFAARNRLPHRWLDLERDPNAERLLHRFGIPPEDTPVVIWGTRVLRNPSNVELARVVGLAVPDVITDERDVIVVGAGPAGLGAAVYGASDGLRTSAIERIAVGGQASTSSRIENYLGFPAGISGSDLAERAFLQADKFGARVSVSAEATRLESDGGQLQITFADDTVAVGRSAVLATGARYRRLDAPGIDAFQGNGVYYAATYQEALLCGDGPVVIVGAGNSAGQATVFLATQVSRVYLLVRGDDLGKSMSRYLIDQIVQHPRVTVRLNTEVREVHGDKALTSVVAENNKTGERNSIEVRALFVFIGADPNTEWLAGTVALDGHGFIETGQAAANHVAGADGLTTVRRPVFLETSVPGVFAAGDVRSGSVKRVASAVGEGAMTIRQIHEYFGT, encoded by the coding sequence ATGTCTGACGTAACGTCCGTGGAATCGCCGGTCCCGGCCACTCAGGAGTGGGAAGAGACCCCGGACATGTTCGGTGCATACCCACGGTTGACGGAGGACCAGATCGCGACATTGCTTCCCGGCGGCAGCAGGCGGCGGGTCGGAATTGACGAGGTCCTGGTTCGCGAGGGGATGCGATCCGACGAGTTGTTCGTGGTGTTGTCGGGCAAAGTCGCAATCGTTACCGACGACGATTCCGGTGAGCGGCGGCTGCTGCGCGTGCACGGAGCCGGCAGATTCCTGGGGGAGCTCGGTGATCTGGAAGGCCAGCCAGCGGTCTACACCGCGATCGTCGTGGTCGAGGGCGAGGTGTTGGCGGTTCCCACCAGTCGCGTGCGTTCTCTGGTCGCCCACGACCAAGTGCTGAGCGACCTGATACTGCGTGCATATCTCGTGCGTCGTTCCCTGTTGATCGGGCAGCGCGTCGGGTTCCGGATCATCGGATCGTGTTTCTCGCCCGACACCGCCCGCTTACGAGAGTTTGCCGCCCGCAACCGATTACCACACCGATGGCTGGATCTGGAACGTGACCCAAACGCGGAGCGGCTGCTGCACCGTTTCGGCATTCCCCCCGAGGACACGCCCGTGGTGATCTGGGGAACCAGGGTGCTGCGCAATCCCAGCAACGTCGAGCTTGCCCGAGTGGTGGGCCTCGCCGTGCCCGACGTAATCACCGACGAACGGGACGTAATAGTGGTCGGCGCAGGTCCGGCCGGTCTCGGTGCTGCCGTGTACGGCGCTTCAGACGGGTTGCGGACTTCGGCAATAGAGCGGATCGCCGTCGGCGGCCAGGCCTCGACCTCGTCGCGCATCGAGAACTATCTGGGCTTCCCGGCCGGAATATCCGGGTCTGATCTGGCCGAACGTGCATTCCTGCAGGCCGATAAGTTCGGCGCACGAGTCTCGGTGTCCGCGGAGGCCACCCGGCTGGAATCTGACGGCGGACAGCTCCAGATCACGTTCGCCGACGACACCGTCGCCGTCGGGCGCTCCGCGGTGCTGGCCACCGGCGCACGTTATCGCCGCCTGGACGCCCCGGGGATCGATGCATTCCAGGGCAACGGCGTGTATTACGCCGCCACCTATCAGGAAGCGCTGCTGTGCGGTGACGGCCCGGTGGTCATCGTCGGGGCCGGTAATTCCGCCGGTCAGGCGACCGTGTTCCTGGCGACTCAGGTGTCGCGGGTATATCTGCTGGTGCGAGGGGACGACCTGGGCAAGAGCATGTCGCGCTACCTCATCGACCAGATAGTTCAGCATCCGCGGGTGACGGTCCGTCTCAACACCGAAGTCCGCGAAGTCCACGGGGACAAGGCTTTGACAAGCGTTGTGGCCGAGAATAATAAGACCGGTGAGCGGAATTCAATCGAGGTACGGGCACTTTTCGTGTTCATCGGGGCGGACCCGAACACCGAGTGGTTGGCCGGAACGGTCGCGCTCGACGGCCACGGCTTCATCGAAACCGGGCAGGCCGCGGCGAATCACGTTGCCGGCGCAGACGGGCTCACCACCGTCCGCCGCCCGGTCTTTTTGGAGACCAGCGTGCCCGGTGTCTTCGCCGCCGGAGACGTGCGCAGCGGGTCGGTGAAGCGAGTGGCATCCGCGGTCGGCGAGGGAGCCATGACGATCCGCCAAATCCACGAGTACTTCGGGACCTGA
- a CDS encoding UBP-type zinc finger domain-containing protein — MTSTFIDPDLAAIRRVTPRTPNGCEECLRLHTPWLHLRLCLSCGHVGCCDSSPMRHARQHAHTVGHPIVQSFEPGESWRWCYVHEIYV; from the coding sequence GTGACGTCGACATTCATCGACCCCGACTTGGCGGCTATCCGCCGGGTCACTCCCAGAACCCCGAATGGCTGTGAGGAATGTTTGCGTCTGCATACCCCGTGGCTGCATCTTCGGCTGTGTCTGAGCTGCGGGCACGTCGGGTGCTGCGATTCGTCTCCGATGCGCCACGCGCGCCAACACGCCCACACGGTAGGCCATCCAATTGTGCAGTCGTTCGAGCCCGGTGAATCGTGGCGTTGGTGCTATGTCCACGAAATCTATGTCTGA